From the Ignavibacteriales bacterium genome, the window TTTCTTTAGCATTCCTGGTCTGTTGTGCGTTACTATGCATAGGCTTACAAGCTCACCGTTATATTCTTTTCCTTGATAGTTTAGTGCTATCTTTTCATTTCTCTTCACTACAAGTGACCTAAGCGGTAAAAGCTTCATTAGTATTTTTGTTAATACTATCTTGTCATTTTCATTAAGGTACTTCAACCGCAATATAGTGAATGTAAATGCTCCGAGGTAAATTACTCCAAATGGGATCAGATAAACTAACCCGCTCACCCTGCCGGTTACCGGGTAAATGCTCTTGCTAAGGAATAGGTAAGCTAGAAAAAGCACTATTCCATATCCCGTTGCAACCGCAAAAGGTTTGAGGTATTGCTCTTTCAATAATGTAATGTAGCCTCTTTCAAAATACCGCGACGAAACTATATAGATATAAAACGACGATATCGCTACAGAGATGGTATTCCCGATCGCGGCCCCAACTATGCCGTAGAATTTGATGAGTATAAAGCTCAACACAAGATTAAATCCGAGATTGATAAGTCCCTCATGCATCTGGAATTTCGGAATGCCGATATTTGGTGTTATGGAATTTCCCGGCGCAGAAAATATCATATTTATCAATTGCCCTATGACAAGTATCCTCAATATATATACCGATATGTCAAACCCGGCTCCCATCCATGAGTATATGATTACGTCAGCGAATGCGAAAATGAAAATGAAAATGGGCATGGATACTATTGTCAGATACCTGGTAGTGTCAGCGAACAACCTGTTTAGTTTCTCATGCTCTTCTTTTGCCTTTAGCTCAGCCGCTACCGGGGCTACCTGTGGAACCATCTGATAGGGGACGAATCTTCCCAGTCTTGCTACCCTTGCTCCAATATTAAAAAACGCCACATTGTTCATCACCGAATAGAATCCAAGCAGGAACTCATCGTATTTGTCAGATGCGAATGATGCCAGCTTCGATACCTGCATCTGCAATCCAAATCCTGTCATTTTCTTTAATGCGTCTTTTCGGAAATTGCTTACGCGTATTCTCATTTCCGGGAGAACTTTCTTCGCCGCGATGTAGCTTATCAAAATACTTATCGTTACCGCTCCCAGCTGGCTCAGTAACATCCCGATTAATCCATATCCGTTTAACAGTAAGAATACTATCGCACCTACGTTGAGAAAATTTAATACGATCCCGTATATATTCGTGATGTACATCTTCTGCATACTGATAAGGATCGAATTAAATATTCCAAATGCGTTCGTAATGAAAAAGATAAGGATACTTATCCTGAATGCCATAAGGCTTAATGCCTCAAGATCCGGTGGTATGTTTAGCAGGGAAACTAATGGCTTCGTGAAAACAAATCCTACTATGCCAATAAGTATAGAGAATATAATATAAAACAATAACCCTGTGGATATTGTCTGGTTGAGCTTTTCCTTTTCGCCTTTATTGTAATTTTCCGATATGAATTTAATAAATGAGCTGGATATGCTGAGGTCGAATAAAGCGAATGTTCCGGAAAACCCCATAACAAGGGCATAGATTCCGAATTGGACTTCACCGATTACTGATATTATAAAGGGAGTTAAGAAAAAAGGAAAAACAAATCCTAGGATCTGTGCTGCGAAGTTGTAGAACGTATTTTTTATGACCTTGTCTGTTAGAGACATATTATCTGATAATGGATACTATCATAAACCTGGTAAATAAAATAGGTATAAGTATCACTGACATAAATCCAAAATTATTCCTGTAATATCTGTAAACATCTTTATACATGATCTTTCTTACTGCAGGGGGAGCCTTTTTTGTGGAGTAACTCCCGTGATGTATTACCGTCGCAGTATGTATAAAGTGTATCTCATATCCCGCTTCATATATCTTCTTGCATAGATCCACATCATTATAGAGTATTCTGTACTTCTCGTCGAAGTAGCCTATCTTTTCCAACACTTCTCTCCGTGCCATCAGAAACGTCGTCGCTATCTGGTCCACCCTTATCGTCTCATCGTAATTGAACGACGCCATATCATAGTCTTTATTGAATGAATCGAGGGAAAGATAAACAAACACCCCGTTCATTAGTGTAGGGAATTTCTTGCAGTTTCCCTGCTCCCTCCCATCCGGATAAATAAGCTTGCATCCAACCGCTCCCGTCTTCGGATTCTCATCGAGGAATTTAATACATTCGGTCAGCGATCCGTCCGTCAGTTCAGTATCGCTCCCAAGCAGTAGAACATACTTGCCCGATGCCATTTCCATTCCCTGATTGCATGCAGGCGCGTAACCTGTATTCTCATCGTTACAGATGAGAGTTACATCAGGATACTTTTGAGAGATCTCCTCTGCAGTCCCATCCGAGGAAGCATTATCTATGACAATTATTTCTATCTTTTCTTTTAAAGAACCGTAATCTTTCGTGTTGTAAATTGATTCAAGACACTTCAACGTTAATTCTTTCGTATTCCACGTAATTATTACTATGCTTAAAAGCGCACTCTCCATTACTGACTCTGTAGGTTCGGATCTTTTGCGTTTTTGACCGGCAGACCTGCATTGTAAAACATCATTTGGATTTTGTACCTGTAGCTTTCGACTTCTTTCAGGTATACAGTTTGCCTGTTCCCGGTTGTGCTCTTGTACTGACTTTTTCTTAACGCCAGTACGATAGATGTCTTAACGTATTCCTTTTGATTTATACTTGTATGAAGCCACCCTTTCTTATTCCTTTTGGTAACAAAAGGCAGATGCAATAAATGCTCTGACGGTATTACCCCGTTTATGGATTCGTCCTCGAGTTCTCTGTGTATTGTCTTTCCTTCCATGTAGATAGCGATCTGGAATATCGCAAAGATCGCGACGAAATACATGATAAGGAATAAGAATCCGAGTATAGTCGTGTCTTCGAAACTAACGCTCGCGTTCCATGCGAAGTGCAGGAATACAGCGACCGCATAACCCATTGGTATCAATAACAGCTTCCATCCTATACCTTTGAATTTAGCATACCCGATGAACGCGCCAAGTGTAGCTGTGGACATACAGTGCATTACTGCGGAGAACAATGTTCTGATAACAACAATAAATAACCATGATGCAGGTGTCGTGCCGTAAGAAAGAAAATACATGAAATTTTCCGTCATCCCAAATCCAAGTCCGATAGCGCCCCCGTAAACTACTCCGTCTACGATTCCGTCGAATCGTTTGCTCATAGCGATTATCAGGAGGAATACTCCCTTGGTCGCTTCTTCCACTATTGGAGCAACAACCACAGCGCCGGAGAGATCTATAAGGTCTGCGGGGTCATTGGAAACGGTTACTATCAATGTTGCTAGCGGGATCTGGAATAGGATACTGCCGATTATTGCAAGAATAATTGCCCCCGTTCCTCCCCAGACAAAACACAAAAGTACCATCCAAAACGGCTCACGCTCGTTCCTGTCGAGCCACCAGATAATAACCATGTATGTGAACATGGGTACAACAGCTGCGATGAGTGATGCAAATGCTAATACCAGTCCCATTGTTTTATTATTTAATTAAACTTTAAGCCTTTTTTTCTTCAAGTGTAATTAAAAGCTGCCCCTTATCCACCGAACTCTTTTCGCTGACATTAATTGACTTAACAAGGCAGTCGCTCTCGGCTTTGATCTCATTTTCCATTTTCATCGCTTCCAGTACCAGCAATACATCCCCCTTGCTTATTTCTGCGCCCTCAGTTACGTTTATCTTCACAACTGCTCCGGGCATAGGCGAGATGACCTTATCTTTAAACCGGGACTTATCCGGTCCAATGTATTTTTCTTTTATTATATCCAGCTCACTCTTACATGACACGTTGTATTTTTTCGCGTTGCTGACCAGAGCGTAATCCGTTTCCTCGTTAGATTCAAGCCTTACAATATGATTTTTCCCATCTATGCGAAGTAGTGCTACATTTTCTGAGAGTAATTCATAATCGAAATCGAATTCCTTACCGTCATACTCCGCTTTCTCATTGGAAAACACCGTCATCACCTTTTGCTCACCTTTCGGAAATTTTACTTCGAATTTTCGTCTCATTTTGTTCTGTAAGTTTCGAATTTCATTTTTGACCATTTGGAAACGCCGTTATTCTGTATCCTGTTTCGCCCTCTGCTTGTATTCTCCTCGCGAGCCTTGAATAAACATGCTCCAAGCGCAATTGCCCTTTCCGTCTCCTCATCACTTAACTCGTTTCCTTTTTCATATATTTCGGGTATGAATGTCTTCTCTACATATTGAGTATCATATTTGCCTGTCTTAAATCCTCCTGAGTTCAAAAGCGAATACAGGAACTCGATATTTGTTTTCAATCCGGAGATAATGTAGTTCTCTAATGCCTCTCCCATCTTGCTAATTGCTATCTCTCTTGTCTCACCGTGCGCGATCAGCTTTGATATCATCGAATCATAATAAATCGATATCTCGTTACCTTCCTCTATCCCGGTATCTTCTCTCATTCCGTTACCTAGAATATTCTTTATATAGTCCATTTTACCTATTGAGGGCAGGAAATTGTTGTCCGGATCCTCTGCGCATATTCTGCACTCGATAGTATGCCCGGTGAAAGTAACATCTTCCTGAGTGAATGACAGCTTCTCTCCCGATGCTATCAATATCTGTTCCCTCACAAGGTCTGTATCTGTTCTCATTTCTGTAATGGGATGCTCTACCTGTAGCCTCGTGTTCA encodes:
- a CDS encoding glycosyltransferase, which gives rise to MSLTDKVIKNTFYNFAAQILGFVFPFFLTPFIISVIGEVQFGIYALVMGFSGTFALFDLSISSSFIKFISENYNKGEKEKLNQTISTGLLFYIIFSILIGIVGFVFTKPLVSLLNIPPDLEALSLMAFRISILIFFITNAFGIFNSILISMQKMYITNIYGIVLNFLNVGAIVFLLLNGYGLIGMLLSQLGAVTISILISYIAAKKVLPEMRIRVSNFRKDALKKMTGFGLQMQVSKLASFASDKYDEFLLGFYSVMNNVAFFNIGARVARLGRFVPYQMVPQVAPVAAELKAKEEHEKLNRLFADTTRYLTIVSMPIFIFIFAFADVIIYSWMGAGFDISVYILRILVIGQLINMIFSAPGNSITPNIGIPKFQMHEGLINLGFNLVLSFILIKFYGIVGAAIGNTISVAISSFYIYIVSSRYFERGYITLLKEQYLKPFAVATGYGIVLFLAYLFLSKSIYPVTGRVSGLVYLIPFGVIYLGAFTFTILRLKYLNENDKIVLTKILMKLLPLRSLVVKRNEKIALNYQGKEYNGELVSLCIVTHNRPGMLKKCINALLPTIRDINYELIIWDNASNDETLEYLKTLEGNERVKVVFHPENIGTNAKGRAIELSRGDFIIGIDDDVIEYPDGWVQKMVEAYKKIPAMGYMSSNVVQDETTDGAKQPDEMYRDETYDNGNIALQVGPAGGWCFMISRYVYNKIGKLAQHKDAMFFMEDEDYANRVIAKGFKFGLLKNVIVYHATGKVHNKEFGDVFDKKMEDYETAKGKTKGSRIMNLFNFKRHYYRLLELAEQEINRE
- a CDS encoding glycosyltransferase family 2 protein, which gives rise to MESALLSIVIITWNTKELTLKCLESIYNTKDYGSLKEKIEIIVIDNASSDGTAEEISQKYPDVTLICNDENTGYAPACNQGMEMASGKYVLLLGSDTELTDGSLTECIKFLDENPKTGAVGCKLIYPDGREQGNCKKFPTLMNGVFVYLSLDSFNKDYDMASFNYDETIRVDQIATTFLMARREVLEKIGYFDEKYRILYNDVDLCKKIYEAGYEIHFIHTATVIHHGSYSTKKAPPAVRKIMYKDVYRYYRNNFGFMSVILIPILFTRFMIVSIIR
- a CDS encoding PrsW family intramembrane metalloprotease — translated: MGLVLAFASLIAAVVPMFTYMVIIWWLDRNEREPFWMVLLCFVWGGTGAIILAIIGSILFQIPLATLIVTVSNDPADLIDLSGAVVVAPIVEEATKGVFLLIIAMSKRFDGIVDGVVYGGAIGLGFGMTENFMYFLSYGTTPASWLFIVVIRTLFSAVMHCMSTATLGAFIGYAKFKGIGWKLLLIPMGYAVAVFLHFAWNASVSFEDTTILGFLFLIMYFVAIFAIFQIAIYMEGKTIHRELEDESINGVIPSEHLLHLPFVTKRNKKGWLHTSINQKEYVKTSIVLALRKSQYKSTTGNRQTVYLKEVESYRYKIQMMFYNAGLPVKNAKDPNLQSQ
- a CDS encoding acetyl-CoA carboxylase biotin carboxyl carrier protein subunit, with product MRRKFEVKFPKGEQKVMTVFSNEKAEYDGKEFDFDYELLSENVALLRIDGKNHIVRLESNEETDYALVSNAKKYNVSCKSELDIIKEKYIGPDKSRFKDKVISPMPGAVVKINVTEGAEISKGDVLLVLEAMKMENEIKAESDCLVKSINVSEKSSVDKGQLLITLEEKKA